GAACCGAAGGGTAACGCGATCGGTAACGGTATGTGGCACTACCAGTAATTTACCGAATCAATTAGGAATCCAATTAAGTTTGAATCTAGAATTCTCTGCTTAGGATTTCCTGTACCTCGGTGAGTTCAAAAACCTCCAGTTTACTCTGTTTTACTACGGTTTAAGCGTGTCACGTGTAAGCGGCATTGACTACTTCTACTACAGAGCAGCGTCGGTAACCAATCTCTTCTAAACCCGTCTGAATCTGTCACACTGGCAGTTGCGCAATAACAAAACAGATTTAACTGGACGAGATACTTTACCATAGTAGGTCTTACCCTCCCAATATAAACTACTGGAACTCCCCCCATCTAAATTGAGAGCTGCTTTTACCCCCAAACTACGACAAAAAGCCGCCAACTGCTCCAGGGATAAACCAGAATCTCCTGATGGGGTAGACTTTTGGGCGACCATGATCCAGAGTACATCTCCCTCGGGGGTAAGAGCGATCGCCGTGCGCGCGTTCTTCTGTTTACTCCCCAGAGCATCCCTAATTAACTTACCCTCAGCGTAGGCGAGAAAAGCTTCTGTAGTACTAGTATTTTCAGGAAGTAATCTAGGACCAGCACCGAGAGCATCTACTAACATACAGCCCGTTGGAATCGGATCCGAGCGTTGAGTTAGAGCGTATCTAGTACCAGTAAAACATTGATAACGACGAAACTCACTGCGATTAAAAATTTGAGGAAGATAGGGCTTTAAATCGGGATTACCCACCAGTCTGGGGTTATCTTGGGGGGTGGCGATAACTCGACCATTTTGAACTAAATAGGAAGTAGATAGCTGGTTATGAGGGTCAAAAAAGCCCCCGTTGAGCGAGGCGATCGCTCCATACTGCTCCGCAAATTCAGCAACCGTAGCTAAGGTTTCTGTTTGAGCAACGGTGACTACGAAATTACTGGTACGAGGAATAAGCAGAGTGTGAATCAAAGCTTGAGGTAAATCGTAGGTTCGATATTGGAGCTCAGTAGTTTGGGAGGATACATTCAGGTGGAGCAACAGAGCGATCAGCATACCCCCCCCCAGCCACAGCCATAATGATTTCAGACTCACAAGAATTGTTGGTAATTTTCCAGATTGGATACGTTAAACTAAATCAAGAAATGTTGTACGTTGTAAAGCTATATGACTAACACCCCCGTCTCGCGTATTCGTAACTTCTCAATTATTGCCCATATTGACCACGGCAAATCAACTTTAGCTGATCGTATGCTCCAAATTACTAATACGGTTAGTCAGAGAGATATGAAAGCGCAATTTCTAGATAATATGGACTTAGAAAGAGAACGGGGCATTACCATAAAGCTACAAGCGGCAAGGATGAATTATAGAGCCAAAGACGGTCAAGATTATGTGCTCAACTTAATTGATACACCCGGACACGTAGACTTTTCCTACGAAGTATCTCGCTCTCTAGCTGCTTGCGAAGGCGCTTTACTCGTGGTAGACGCTTCCCAAGGAGTAGAAGCTCAAACCATGGCTAACGTCTATTTAGCTTTAGAAAATGATTTGGAAATTATTCCCATTTTAAATAAAATAGACTTACCCAGCGCAGAGCCAGAAAGAGTCGCCGCAGAAATAGAAGAAATTCTCGGCTTAGATTGCAGCAACATTATCAAAGCCTCAGCTAAAGCAGGAATCGGTATAGATGAAATCCTAGAGGCGATCATTAAGCTAGTACCCCCTCCTGAAGATAAAGTAGAAGAACCCTTAAGAGCGCTGATCTTCGATAGTTACTACGATGCCTATAGAGGTGTAGTGGTTTATTTTCGCGTCATGGATGGTCGTTTACGTACAGGCGATCGCATCCGCTTAATGGCTTCCCACAAAGAATATCAAATCGATGAAATCGGTATACTCTCCCCCCATCAAATTCCCCTAGATGAACTCCACGCGGGTGAAGTGGGTTATCTAGCTGCGGCGATTAAAGCCGTAGAAGACGCTCGGGTTGGTGATACCATTACCCTAGCTAACGACCCGGCGGAGGTAGCACTACCGGGTTATACAGAGGCTAAACCCATGGTTTTCTGCGGTTTATTCCCCATAGATTCGGATCAATACGAAAACTTACGGGAGGCTCTCAACAAACTCAAACTTAACGACGCAGCTTTACACTACGAACCAGAAACCTCCACAGCCATGGGCTTCGGCTTTCGTTGTGGGTTTCTCGGACTACTACACATGGAAATAGTGCAAGAACGTTTAGAAAGAGAGTATGACCTGGATTTAATCACTACCGCTCCATCTGTGGTTTATCGCGTCACTACTACCGATGGGGAAATATTAGAAATAGATAACCCCAGTCAACTACCACCTGCGCAAAAAAGAGAGCAAATCGAAGAACCCTATATTCAAGTAGAAATTATCACCGCAGAAACCTACGTAGGAGCTTTGATGGAGTTGTGTCAAACGCGCCGGGGTATCTTTAAAGATATGAGATACTTTACCCAAACTCGCACTAAGCTTATTTATGAGTTACCCCTAGCTGAAGTGATTACCGACTTTTTTGATCAGCTCAAATCCCGTTCTAGGGGCTACGCTAGTATGGAGTATCAACTAATAGGTTATCGTGTCAATTCTTTAGTTAAACTCGATGTATTAGTCAATGGGGATAGCGTGGACTCCTTAGCGATGATTGTACATCAGGACAAAGCTTATAACATGGGTCGCGCCTTAGTAGAGAAACTCAAAGAATTGATACCTCGTCATCAGTTTAAAATACCAATACAAGCGGCAATAGGTTCAAGGATTATCGCTAGTGAACAGATACCCGCCCTGCGTAAAGACGTTTTAGCTAAGTGTTACGGTGGTGACATCAGTCGTAAGAAAAAATTATTGCAAAAACAAGCTAAGGGTAAAAAGCGCATGAAATCTATTGGTACGGTGGATGTTCCTCAAGAAGCTTTTATGGCTGTCTTACGCTTAACTCAATAACTGTGGTAAGATCCAAAGCAAATTTTAACAACTTGCATATGATCCAAGCACCTCCATTATCTCTAGCTTTTGACCAAAACAGCGTTCTGCAAATCACTGGAAAAGCTCGCCTCTCAGGATCAGTCAAAATCAGTGGAGCTAAAAACTCCGCCCTAGCGATTATGGCGGGGGCTTTACTTTGTGCCGATCACTGTCGCCTAACCAATGTGCCCAGTTTGCTTGACATTGAGCGCATGAGTCAAGTGTTAACATCCCTTGGTATTAAAATCACCAAAACGGGTCATACTCTAGAGATTGAAACCCAAAATCTCCAACAATACGATGCGCCTTACGATTTAGTCTCACAACTTAGAGCCAGTTTTTTTATCATTGGTCCTTTGTTGACGAGATTGGGGATAGCGCGTATTCCTCTACCCGGAGGTTGTGCGATCGGCGCTAGACCCGTTGATCTTCACGTCAGGGGTTTACAATCGATGGGGGCTGATGTTCACATTGAGCATGGAGTCGTACACGCTTACGTCAAAGGAAAGGGTAACAGACTCAAAGGGACAAGAATTTATTTAGATTACCCCAGCGTAGGAGCCACAGAAACCCTCATGATGGCAGCAACCCTAGCTGACGGGGAAACAACCCTTGAAAACGCCGCTCAAGAG
This genomic window from Gloeocapsa sp. PCC 73106 contains:
- a CDS encoding phosphodiester glycosidase family protein, whose translation is MSLKSLWLWLGGGMLIALLLHLNVSSQTTELQYRTYDLPQALIHTLLIPRTSNFVVTVAQTETLATVAEFAEQYGAIASLNGGFFDPHNQLSTSYLVQNGRVIATPQDNPRLVGNPDLKPYLPQIFNRSEFRRYQCFTGTRYALTQRSDPIPTGCMLVDALGAGPRLLPENTSTTEAFLAYAEGKLIRDALGSKQKNARTAIALTPEGDVLWIMVAQKSTPSGDSGLSLEQLAAFCRSLGVKAALNLDGGSSSSLYWEGKTYYGKVSRPVKSVLLLRNCQCDRFRRV
- the lepA gene encoding translation elongation factor 4; the protein is MTNTPVSRIRNFSIIAHIDHGKSTLADRMLQITNTVSQRDMKAQFLDNMDLERERGITIKLQAARMNYRAKDGQDYVLNLIDTPGHVDFSYEVSRSLAACEGALLVVDASQGVEAQTMANVYLALENDLEIIPILNKIDLPSAEPERVAAEIEEILGLDCSNIIKASAKAGIGIDEILEAIIKLVPPPEDKVEEPLRALIFDSYYDAYRGVVVYFRVMDGRLRTGDRIRLMASHKEYQIDEIGILSPHQIPLDELHAGEVGYLAAAIKAVEDARVGDTITLANDPAEVALPGYTEAKPMVFCGLFPIDSDQYENLREALNKLKLNDAALHYEPETSTAMGFGFRCGFLGLLHMEIVQERLEREYDLDLITTAPSVVYRVTTTDGEILEIDNPSQLPPAQKREQIEEPYIQVEIITAETYVGALMELCQTRRGIFKDMRYFTQTRTKLIYELPLAEVITDFFDQLKSRSRGYASMEYQLIGYRVNSLVKLDVLVNGDSVDSLAMIVHQDKAYNMGRALVEKLKELIPRHQFKIPIQAAIGSRIIASEQIPALRKDVLAKCYGGDISRKKKLLQKQAKGKKRMKSIGTVDVPQEAFMAVLRLTQ